In Streptomyces seoulensis, the following are encoded in one genomic region:
- a CDS encoding DUF4129 domain-containing protein produces the protein MSMTGGVLTAASAMSGAARLTTLASSGSGDEPPVTVPRDPAREAARRELAKRMYHENDPSPFQRALNAFWEWFGKLLAKAASATPGGSLGLLVVVLCVITVLAALWWRLGTPRRGPATAAPLFDERPRTAAEHRAAADAHAAQGHWSQAVQERMRAIVRALEERALLDVRPGRTADEAAAEAGRSLPAHADGLHTAARHFDDITYGGRTADQRTYQRVARLDNDLERTRPTLVHSAAPDGKTG, from the coding sequence GTGAGCATGACGGGGGGAGTTCTCACGGCGGCGTCGGCCATGTCCGGCGCCGCCCGCCTCACCACCCTCGCGTCGAGTGGCTCCGGCGACGAGCCACCCGTGACCGTCCCGCGCGACCCCGCCCGCGAGGCGGCCCGCCGCGAGCTGGCCAAGCGGATGTACCACGAGAACGACCCCAGCCCGTTCCAGCGCGCCCTGAACGCGTTCTGGGAGTGGTTCGGCAAGCTCCTCGCCAAGGCCGCCTCGGCGACACCGGGCGGCTCACTCGGCCTCCTCGTCGTGGTCCTGTGCGTCATCACCGTCCTGGCCGCCCTGTGGTGGCGGCTGGGCACCCCGCGCCGCGGCCCCGCCACGGCCGCCCCACTGTTCGACGAGCGCCCGCGCACCGCGGCCGAGCACCGCGCCGCCGCCGACGCGCACGCCGCCCAGGGCCACTGGAGCCAGGCGGTCCAGGAACGCATGCGGGCCATCGTCCGCGCGCTGGAGGAACGCGCCCTGCTCGACGTCCGCCCCGGCCGCACCGCCGACGAAGCCGCCGCCGAGGCCGGCCGTTCCCTCCCCGCCCACGCGGACGGCCTCCACACCGCCGCCCGCCACTTCGACGACATCACATACGGCGGCCGCACCGCCGACCAGCGGACGTACCAGCGCGTCGCCCGGCTCGACAACGACCTCGAACGCACCCGGCCCACCCTGGTGCACAGCGCCGCCCCCGACGGGAAGACCGGATGA
- a CDS encoding DUF58 domain-containing protein → MPLTGRAALVAALGSLPVGLLEPSWTGILAVNGSLALACACDFALAAPVRRLVLTRSGDTSVRLGETADITLTVTNPSRRPLRGRLRDAWPPSSWKSGTEVEGSRHRLDIPAGERRRVTNRLSPTRRGDHQADRVTIRSYGPLGLFSRQGTHRVPWSLRVLPPFTSRKHLPSKLARLRELDGRTSVLTRGEGTEFDSLREYVPGDDTRSIDWRATARQSAVAVRTWRPERDRRILLVLDTGRTSAGRVDDVPRLDAAMDAALLLAALASRAGDRVDLLAYDRQVHALVQGKSAGQLLPSLVTAMATLEPELVETDARGLTASALRTAPRRSLIVLLTSLDAAPVEEGLLPVLPQLTQRHTVLVASVADPQIARMAQGRGNIDAVYGAAAAAQAQHERQRTAEQLRRHGVTVVDATPEELAPALADAYLALKAAGRL, encoded by the coding sequence ATGCCGCTCACCGGACGCGCCGCCCTTGTCGCGGCACTCGGCTCCCTCCCCGTCGGCCTGCTGGAGCCCAGCTGGACGGGCATCCTCGCGGTCAACGGCTCCCTGGCCCTGGCCTGCGCCTGTGACTTCGCGCTCGCGGCGCCCGTACGGCGCCTTGTCCTCACTCGCTCCGGCGACACCTCCGTTCGTCTCGGCGAAACCGCCGATATCACTCTGACCGTCACCAACCCGTCCCGCCGCCCGCTGCGGGGACGACTGCGGGACGCGTGGCCACCCAGTAGCTGGAAATCGGGCACCGAGGTCGAGGGCTCCCGGCACCGCTTGGACATCCCGGCCGGCGAACGACGCCGTGTGACGAACCGGTTGAGTCCCACCCGCCGGGGCGACCACCAAGCGGACCGCGTCACGATCCGCTCCTACGGCCCCCTCGGGCTGTTCTCCCGTCAGGGCACCCACCGAGTGCCCTGGTCACTACGGGTTTTGCCCCCTTTCACCAGCCGAAAGCATCTCCCGTCGAAACTCGCTCGATTGCGTGAACTAGACGGTAGGACAAGCGTTCTGACACGCGGTGAAGGCACCGAATTCGACAGCCTCCGCGAGTACGTCCCCGGTGACGACACCCGTTCCATCGACTGGCGAGCCACCGCCCGCCAGTCCGCCGTGGCCGTACGCACCTGGCGTCCGGAGCGCGACCGGCGCATCCTGCTGGTGCTGGACACCGGCCGGACCTCGGCAGGCCGCGTCGACGACGTACCCCGCCTCGACGCCGCCATGGACGCGGCCCTCCTTCTGGCCGCCCTCGCCTCCCGCGCCGGCGACCGCGTGGACCTGCTCGCCTACGACCGCCAAGTCCACGCCCTGGTTCAGGGCAAGTCAGCCGGCCAACTCCTGCCGTCCCTCGTCACCGCGATGGCAACGCTGGAACCGGAACTGGTCGAGACGGATGCCCGTGGCCTCACGGCCTCGGCCCTGCGTACCGCACCGCGCCGCTCGCTGATCGTCCTGCTGACATCGCTCGACGCGGCCCCCGTCGAGGAGGGCCTGCTGCCGGTGCTCCCCCAGCTCACCCAGCGCCACACGGTCCTTGTGGCCTCCGTGGCCGACCCGCAAATCGCACGCATGGCACAGGGCAGAGGAAACATCGACGCGGTGTACGGGGCCGCGGCAGCGGCACAGGCTCAGCACGAACGGCAGCGCACGGCCGAGCAGCTTCGTCGCCACGGGGTGACGGTGGTCGACGCGACGCCGGAGGAATTGGCTCCCGCATTGGCGGACGCGTATTTGGCACTGAAGGCGGCTGGCCGCCTCTGA
- a CDS encoding DUF4350 domain-containing protein gives MTTSSALTTRQLWTRTRGIPLAVVVLLVGAVAIAVVRSQTKHGDLDPRSADPRGSRAVTELLADRGVTTRLVTTLDAARAAAGPDSTLLVAVPDRLTHRQQSLLARATASSGGRTVLVAPGEWSVGRLAPGVTASPVTTLEPTLDPDCTLPEARRAGSAETGGIRYRTTVDDADACYPSERRATLLRLPATSGTGDTVLLGAPDMLLNNHLDKQGNASLALQLLGSRPHLVWYLPSLADSSATDTGGRESLFDLLPSGWLWGTLQLFVAAVLAAFWRGRRFGPLVPEKLPVVIRASETTEGRARLYRKADARDRACAALRSTARTRLAPLVGVPATQAHTPEALLPALSARLPDSGEQALHSLLFGAPPRDDAALIALTDRLDALEREVRRS, from the coding sequence ATGACCACCTCGTCCGCCCTCACCACCCGTCAGCTGTGGACCCGCACGCGAGGCATCCCCCTCGCCGTCGTCGTGCTGCTGGTCGGTGCCGTCGCCATCGCCGTGGTCCGCTCCCAGACCAAGCACGGCGACCTCGACCCCCGCTCGGCCGACCCCCGCGGCAGCCGGGCCGTCACCGAACTCCTCGCCGACCGGGGGGTCACCACCCGCCTGGTCACCACCCTCGACGCGGCACGCGCGGCGGCCGGTCCGGACAGCACCCTCCTGGTCGCCGTGCCCGACCGGCTGACCCACCGCCAGCAGAGCCTGCTCGCCAGGGCCACGGCGTCCTCGGGCGGCCGCACCGTGCTCGTCGCCCCGGGCGAATGGTCCGTCGGCCGCCTCGCCCCCGGCGTCACCGCGAGCCCCGTCACCACCCTCGAGCCCACACTCGACCCGGACTGCACGCTCCCCGAGGCCCGGCGGGCGGGCAGCGCCGAGACCGGCGGCATCCGCTACCGCACCACCGTCGACGACGCCGACGCCTGCTACCCCAGTGAACGCCGCGCCACCCTCCTCCGCCTCCCGGCGACTTCGGGCACCGGCGACACGGTCCTCCTGGGCGCGCCCGACATGCTCCTCAACAACCATCTCGACAAGCAGGGCAACGCCTCGCTCGCCCTGCAACTCCTCGGCTCCCGCCCTCATCTGGTCTGGTACCTCCCCTCGCTCGCCGACTCCTCCGCCACCGACACCGGCGGCCGCGAAAGCCTCTTCGACCTGCTCCCCTCGGGCTGGCTGTGGGGCACCCTGCAACTGTTCGTCGCTGCCGTCCTCGCCGCCTTCTGGCGCGGCCGCCGCTTCGGGCCCCTCGTCCCCGAGAAGCTGCCCGTCGTGATCCGCGCCTCCGAGACCACCGAGGGCCGCGCCCGCCTCTACCGCAAGGCCGACGCCCGCGACCGCGCCTGTGCAGCCCTGCGCTCCACGGCCCGCACCCGTCTGGCCCCGCTCGTCGGCGTCCCCGCCACCCAGGCGCACACCCCCGAAGCCCTGCTCCCCGCCCTGTCCGCACGTCTCCCCGACAGCGGCGAACAGGCCCTGCACTCCCTCCTCTTCGGAGCGCCGCCCCGCGACGACGCGGCCCTCATCGCACTCACCGACCGACTCGACGCCCTCGAAAGAGAGGTACGCCGTTCATGA
- a CDS encoding membrane protein, producing MSDTPGWASPGPDPSSEERQTGAAGAAEPTPADRPAPAAPAAQPGEAPQSPDAQPSDAKGPGAKGPDAPEARWAEGQPPPGQWSAPTGPPAPGQAPPPPPPGSGWGAPPPAGWGGPPAWGNGWGGPPPAAKPGVIPLRPLSIGEILDGAISTMRAYWRTVLGISLTVAVLTQLCALLLQGVLLKDTTSTLSDPDVTPTEALRSLGSVTAGALLIGVVSVVGTIVATALLTIVTSRAVLGKPISIGEAWRESRGQLLKLLGLLMLLALITGGVLVVGMLPGLVLGLVSGFNAPAVVLLVLGILAAVVVMIWLTVRFSLASPALMLERQGVWKSLSRSAKLVQGSWWRVLGVQFLAGLIANMVSWIAVLPFTFIAFTVNGENMTALMGTGAQPAGWSFLLITGIGSVIGATLTMPVKAGVTVLLYIDQRIRREALDLELARAAGVQGYAPGATTGPVPGS from the coding sequence ATGAGTGACACGCCGGGCTGGGCTTCGCCCGGACCCGACCCGTCGTCCGAGGAACGGCAGACCGGCGCCGCCGGCGCGGCCGAGCCCACGCCCGCCGACAGGCCCGCGCCCGCCGCACCGGCCGCGCAGCCGGGCGAGGCTCCGCAGAGCCCGGACGCCCAGCCCTCGGACGCGAAGGGCCCCGGCGCGAAGGGCCCGGATGCTCCGGAGGCGAGGTGGGCCGAGGGTCAGCCGCCGCCCGGACAGTGGTCGGCGCCCACCGGCCCGCCCGCGCCGGGCCAGGCACCCCCGCCGCCACCACCGGGCTCGGGCTGGGGTGCCCCGCCGCCCGCCGGGTGGGGCGGACCCCCTGCCTGGGGCAACGGCTGGGGCGGTCCCCCGCCCGCCGCGAAGCCCGGCGTCATCCCGCTGCGCCCGCTCAGCATCGGCGAGATACTCGACGGCGCCATCTCCACCATGCGCGCCTACTGGCGCACCGTTCTCGGCATCTCGTTGACGGTGGCGGTCCTCACTCAGCTCTGCGCGCTGCTGCTTCAGGGCGTGCTGCTGAAGGACACCACCAGCACGCTCAGCGACCCCGACGTCACACCGACCGAAGCACTGCGCTCCCTCGGCTCGGTCACGGCCGGCGCGCTGCTCATCGGCGTGGTCTCCGTGGTCGGCACCATCGTGGCCACCGCGCTGCTGACGATCGTGACCAGCCGCGCCGTCCTCGGCAAGCCGATCAGCATCGGCGAGGCGTGGCGCGAGTCCCGCGGCCAGCTCCTGAAGCTGCTCGGCCTCCTCATGCTGCTGGCCCTCATCACCGGCGGCGTCCTGGTCGTCGGCATGCTGCCGGGCCTCGTCCTGGGGCTCGTCTCGGGCTTCAACGCCCCTGCCGTCGTCCTGCTCGTCCTGGGCATCCTGGCGGCCGTCGTCGTCATGATCTGGCTGACCGTCCGCTTCTCCCTCGCCTCGCCCGCGCTCATGCTGGAGCGGCAGGGCGTGTGGAAGTCGCTGAGCCGCTCGGCCAAGCTGGTCCAGGGCTCCTGGTGGCGCGTCCTCGGCGTGCAGTTCCTCGCCGGTCTCATCGCCAACATGGTCTCCTGGATCGCGGTGCTTCCCTTCACCTTCATCGCGTTCACCGTCAACGGCGAGAACATGACCGCCCTGATGGGCACCGGCGCCCAGCCGGCGGGCTGGTCCTTCCTGCTCATCACCGGCATCGGCTCGGTCATCGGCGCCACGCTCACCATGCCGGTCAAGGCCGGGGTCACCGTGCTCCTCTACATCGACCAGCGCATCCGCCGCGAGGCCCTCGACCTCGAACTGGCCCGCGCCGCCGGCGTCCAGGGCTACGCCCCCGGCGCCACGACCGGCCCGGTGCCGGGGAGCTGA
- a CDS encoding stage II sporulation protein M: MDLDVFVSAHRAEWDRLDALVRRRRRLTGAEADELVTLYQRTATHLSLIRSSVPDPQLTGRLSQLVARARSAVTGTRRASWRDVTRFLGLGFPAAVYRARHWWVPTALVSTAVAIALGWWIGTHPEVQASIAAPSHLRELTRPGGGYETYYSSHPAASFAAQVWTNNAQAAALCLVLGIFLGLPVLWILFENMLNLGVGFGLMSSAGRLDTFLGLVLPHGLLELTAVFVAAGTGMRLGWTVIDPGPRTRRTALAEEGRAAVGMAIGLALVLFVSGAIEGFVTPSGLPTWARVTIGVLAELAFLTYVYVLGGRAVREGETGDLLEAERSSTVPTAA; encoded by the coding sequence ATGGACCTGGACGTCTTCGTCTCCGCACACCGGGCCGAGTGGGACCGCCTCGACGCCCTGGTCCGCCGCCGACGCCGCCTCACCGGCGCGGAGGCCGACGAACTCGTCACCCTCTACCAGCGCACCGCGACACACCTCTCCCTCATCCGCTCCAGCGTCCCGGACCCCCAGCTCACCGGCCGGCTCAGCCAGCTGGTGGCCCGCGCCCGCAGCGCCGTCACCGGAACCCGCCGCGCGTCCTGGCGCGACGTGACCCGCTTCCTGGGCCTCGGCTTCCCGGCCGCCGTCTACCGCGCCCGCCACTGGTGGGTGCCGACCGCCCTGGTCTCCACGGCCGTGGCGATCGCCCTCGGCTGGTGGATCGGCACCCATCCCGAGGTACAGGCGTCGATCGCCGCCCCCAGTCACCTCCGCGAACTGACCCGCCCCGGCGGCGGCTACGAGACCTATTACTCCAGCCACCCTGCCGCCTCCTTCGCCGCACAGGTGTGGACGAACAACGCCCAGGCGGCCGCGCTCTGCCTGGTCCTGGGCATCTTCCTGGGCCTTCCGGTCCTCTGGATCCTGTTCGAGAACATGCTGAACCTGGGCGTCGGCTTCGGCCTGATGTCCTCCGCTGGGCGCCTCGACACCTTCCTCGGCCTCGTCCTCCCACACGGCCTGCTCGAACTCACCGCGGTCTTCGTGGCCGCCGGCACGGGCATGCGCCTCGGCTGGACCGTGATCGACCCCGGCCCGCGCACCCGCCGCACCGCGCTCGCCGAAGAGGGCCGAGCCGCCGTGGGCATGGCCATCGGCCTCGCCCTGGTGCTCTTCGTGTCCGGCGCCATCGAGGGCTTCGTGACCCCGTCCGGCCTGCCCACCTGGGCCCGCGTCACCATCGGCGTCCTGGCCGAGCTGGCCTTCCTCACCTACGTCTACGTCCTGGGCGGCCGGGCCGTGCGCGAGGGGGAGACCGGTGACCTCCTGGAGGCCGAACGCAGCTCCACCGTCCCCACCGCCGCCTGA
- a CDS encoding AAA family ATPase: MTDPTTDSAGNTEDAAAARASLETLRTEIAKAVVGQDPAVTGLVVALLCRGHVLLEGVPGVAKTLLVRALASALELDTKRVQFTPDLMPSDVTGSLVYDTRTAEFSFQPGPVFTNLLLADEINRTPPKTQSSLLEAMEERQVTVDGTPRPLPEPFLVAATQNPVEYEGTYPLPEAQLDRFLLKLTIPLPSREDEIDVLTRHASGFDPRDLRAAGLRPVAGPADLEAARAAVARTTVSAEITAYVVDICRATRQSPSLTLGVSPRGATALLAAARAWAWLTGRDYVTPDDVKALALPALRHRVQLRPEAEMEGVTADSVINSVLAQVPVPR; encoded by the coding sequence ATGACGGACCCGACCACTGACAGCGCCGGGAACACCGAGGACGCGGCCGCCGCCCGTGCCTCCCTGGAAACCCTGCGCACCGAGATCGCCAAAGCCGTGGTCGGCCAGGACCCCGCCGTCACCGGACTCGTCGTCGCCCTGCTGTGCCGGGGCCACGTCCTCCTCGAAGGCGTCCCCGGCGTCGCCAAGACCCTCCTGGTCCGCGCCCTGGCATCCGCACTCGAACTCGACACCAAGCGCGTCCAGTTCACGCCCGACCTCATGCCGAGCGACGTCACCGGCTCCCTCGTCTACGACACCCGCACCGCGGAGTTCTCCTTCCAGCCGGGCCCTGTCTTCACCAACCTCCTCCTCGCCGACGAAATCAACCGCACCCCGCCCAAGACCCAGTCCTCCCTCCTCGAAGCCATGGAGGAACGACAGGTCACGGTCGACGGCACCCCGCGCCCCCTCCCCGAGCCGTTCCTGGTCGCGGCCACCCAGAACCCGGTCGAGTACGAGGGCACCTACCCCTTGCCCGAGGCCCAACTGGACCGCTTCCTGCTCAAGCTGACGATCCCGCTGCCCTCCCGCGAGGACGAGATCGACGTCCTGACCCGACACGCCTCGGGCTTCGACCCCCGCGACCTGCGCGCCGCCGGCCTACGCCCCGTCGCCGGCCCGGCCGACCTCGAAGCCGCCCGCGCCGCCGTCGCCAGGACGACCGTCTCCGCCGAGATCACGGCCTACGTCGTGGACATCTGCCGAGCCACCCGCCAGTCCCCCTCGCTCACCCTGGGCGTCTCTCCCCGAGGCGCCACCGCGCTGCTCGCCGCCGCCCGCGCCTGGGCCTGGCTGACGGGCCGTGACTACGTCACCCCAGACGACGTGAAGGCCCTGGCCCTGCCCGCACTCCGGCACCGGGTCCAACTGCGCCCGGAGGCGGAGATGGAGGGCGTGACCGCCGACTCGGTCATCAACTCGGTCCTGGCCCAGGTCCCGGTACCCCGCTGA
- a CDS encoding RDD family protein, with protein MSELVTGEAVALELRPAKLPSRALAVLIDLIVAVLVYLAVVIGLVAATSSLDDAARAALSVAAFLLVLVGGPIAVETLSHGRSLGKLAFGLRVVRDDGGPVRFRHALVRGGVGMIEILMTFGVVACIASLVSERGRRLGDVFAGTLVVRERIPVGRAGVAPPPPPEWAGRFAELDLSGVPDGLWLAVRQYLTRMHQLQPQVSWSMASRLAADVAARTGVSVAPDLQAQPAAFLAAVVHERQSRQARQQPRYESGGERAVAAAPPPVVGPVPRKADGDKAPEPPRSRSTGFAPPA; from the coding sequence GTGAGTGAGCTGGTGACCGGTGAGGCGGTGGCGCTGGAGCTGCGGCCCGCGAAGCTGCCGAGCAGGGCGTTGGCCGTACTGATCGATCTGATCGTGGCCGTGCTCGTCTACCTCGCCGTGGTGATCGGGCTCGTGGCGGCCACCTCTTCACTGGACGATGCCGCACGGGCCGCGCTGTCGGTGGCGGCCTTTCTGCTGGTGCTGGTCGGCGGGCCGATCGCGGTGGAGACCCTGAGCCATGGGCGCTCGCTGGGGAAGCTGGCGTTCGGGCTGCGGGTGGTGCGCGACGACGGGGGGCCGGTGCGGTTCCGGCACGCGCTGGTGCGCGGTGGGGTCGGGATGATCGAGATCCTGATGACGTTCGGAGTGGTGGCATGCATCGCCTCGCTCGTCTCGGAGCGGGGACGGCGGCTCGGGGACGTGTTCGCGGGGACGCTGGTGGTGCGGGAGCGGATTCCGGTGGGGCGGGCCGGTGTGGCGCCGCCTCCGCCGCCTGAGTGGGCGGGACGGTTCGCGGAGCTGGATCTGTCCGGCGTGCCCGACGGGCTCTGGCTGGCCGTGCGGCAGTACCTGACGCGGATGCACCAGCTTCAGCCGCAGGTCTCCTGGTCGATGGCGTCGCGGCTGGCCGCCGATGTGGCCGCGCGGACGGGTGTCTCTGTGGCACCGGACCTCCAGGCGCAGCCGGCCGCGTTCCTGGCGGCCGTGGTGCACGAGCGGCAGAGCCGGCAGGCGCGGCAGCAGCCTCGCTACGAGAGCGGTGGGGAGCGAGCGGTGGCTGCCGCCCCTCCCCCGGTCGTCGGTCCGGTGCCGCGGAAGGCGGACGGTGACAAGGCGCCGGAGCCCCCGCGGAGCCGGTCGACGGGGTTCGCGCCGCCCGCCTAG